In Nitrospira sp., one genomic interval encodes:
- a CDS encoding DUF481 domain-containing protein: MLRHACHRLLLRQGALLCFSLWAGLAWADEVLLLNGDRLTGTIVKMEERILTLQTDYGGEIKIDWRKVQRVSSNSPMKIFVPEQSRDALTDFFFGAQGLREVTELHAESAIPLEEVTAINLEPIRLTGTVSVGGNSTSGNSSTKAINSAARLTLHAYRQRLLIEGKYNYGQAGEQVTARNSLASLKHNYFVSKQIFVETFGMLEKDTLQNLQLRSTIGSGLGYQFYESARTTLSLSVGLAHVSEHYTNSPNTRTPSGRWGLRFEHALWPARVKVFHRHEGFYDVNAGNAFRFNADQGLRITVYKNLFFNVEYDLRLNTQPAPGRKSIDEAVIFGVGYEFN, from the coding sequence ATGCTCCGTCACGCTTGTCATCGCCTCCTGCTCCGGCAGGGCGCGCTGTTGTGCTTCAGTTTGTGGGCCGGCCTCGCATGGGCCGACGAAGTCCTGTTGCTGAACGGCGACCGCCTGACCGGCACCATCGTGAAGATGGAGGAGCGCATCCTGACCTTGCAGACGGATTATGGCGGCGAGATCAAGATCGATTGGCGCAAAGTCCAACGAGTGAGCTCGAACAGTCCCATGAAGATCTTCGTCCCCGAACAGTCCCGAGACGCCCTCACAGACTTCTTCTTCGGCGCGCAGGGACTGCGCGAAGTGACGGAGCTGCACGCCGAAAGCGCCATCCCTCTCGAGGAGGTGACGGCGATCAATCTGGAGCCGATTCGACTGACCGGCACGGTCTCGGTAGGCGGGAACAGCACCTCCGGGAACAGCAGCACCAAGGCCATCAACAGCGCGGCTCGATTGACGTTGCATGCCTACCGCCAGCGGCTGCTGATCGAGGGCAAATATAACTACGGTCAGGCAGGCGAGCAGGTGACGGCCCGAAACTCCCTGGCCAGCCTCAAACACAATTACTTCGTGAGTAAACAGATCTTCGTCGAAACCTTCGGCATGCTGGAAAAGGACACGCTGCAGAACTTGCAATTGCGCTCCACCATCGGAAGCGGCTTGGGCTATCAATTCTATGAAAGCGCCCGCACGACCCTCTCCCTCTCGGTAGGCTTGGCCCATGTGAGCGAACACTATACGAACAGCCCCAATACCCGGACGCCTTCCGGCCGCTGGGGATTGCGATTCGAACATGCGCTGTGGCCCGCTCGCGTGAAGGTCTTCCATCGCCACGAAGGGTTCTATGATGTGAACGCAGGCAACGCGTTCCGTTTCAACGCCGACCAAGGCTTGCGCATCACGGTGTATAAGAACCTCTTCTTCAACGTCGAATACGATCTCCGATTGAACACCCAACCGGCGCCGGGGCGGAAGAGCATCGATGAAGCGGTGATTTTCGGGGTGGGCTACGAATTCAACTGA
- a CDS encoding SDR family oxidoreductase — translation MKWNLFSRRSRSDAVVITGASTGIGAACALRLDNLGYRVFAGVRNLADGDSLQRKAGPRLMPIRLDVTDPASLAAAHHTVTAMVGDRGLSGLINNAGIGVAGPIEALPLADWRRQFEVNVFGLVAVTQTFLPLLRQGRGRIINMGSIAGRTSMPFMAPYAASKHALEAITDALRIEVQPWGIHVSLVAPGAIATPIWAKTRRQVDRWDASWSPELKSLYQEGFTRVKEAATAAGEQAQPADVVTQAVAHALRARRPKTRYLIGSDAALRALLTRLLPDRMNDWLITTIVRLPRRR, via the coding sequence GTGAAGTGGAACCTCTTTTCTCGCCGCTCTCGATCGGACGCCGTCGTCATCACGGGCGCGTCCACCGGCATCGGCGCCGCCTGTGCCCTTCGCCTGGACAACTTGGGGTATCGCGTCTTTGCCGGGGTCCGGAATCTTGCCGACGGCGACAGCCTGCAACGCAAGGCCGGTCCACGGCTCATGCCGATCCGGCTCGATGTCACCGATCCCGCCTCTCTCGCCGCAGCCCACCACACCGTCACCGCCATGGTGGGCGACCGCGGCTTGTCGGGCCTGATCAACAACGCGGGGATCGGCGTGGCCGGTCCGATCGAGGCCTTACCGTTGGCCGATTGGCGCCGGCAGTTCGAGGTCAACGTCTTCGGTCTCGTGGCGGTCACCCAAACCTTTTTGCCGCTCCTCCGTCAGGGACGCGGGCGCATCATCAACATGGGGTCCATCGCCGGCCGAACCTCCATGCCGTTCATGGCACCGTACGCCGCCTCGAAACATGCGCTGGAAGCCATCACGGATGCGTTGCGGATCGAGGTACAGCCCTGGGGCATTCACGTCTCGCTCGTTGCACCCGGCGCCATCGCCACTCCCATTTGGGCTAAGACCAGACGACAGGTCGATCGGTGGGACGCCTCCTGGAGCCCCGAGCTCAAGTCGCTCTACCAAGAAGGGTTTACCCGCGTAAAGGAAGCCGCAACCGCCGCCGGCGAACAGGCTCAGCCGGCCGACGTCGTGACCCAGGCGGTCGCGCATGCATTGCGCGCACGTCGGCCCAAAACCCGTTACCTCATCGGCTCCGATGCCGCCCTGCGCGCCCTGCTCACCCGGCTGCTTCCCGATCGGATGAACGACTGGCTGATCACGACCATCGTCAGGCTCCCGCGCCGCCGCTGA
- a CDS encoding DUF4832 domain-containing protein encodes MSRTGNSWRALAFLGLVLSGCVEGRGALLETAAQPAQELVTVYPREIDDVLYNPGMGVADFHFGFGHPPTVEEYPRATVAYFRWPWAELEPAEGQYNFALVDRVIAQAKAKGETLAIRIVSEYKTGSPKWLLDKGVASVKESDGIFPDHNNPLFLEYHERLIRAFGERYGGSVDIDHVDIGSVGCWGEWNTACCEGVEAQCKQYFPTETNQIAITDWYLKYFSGTPLVMLHGGQLEYATARGAGWRGDCYGDFNYFSPTWNHMEHGYEPVVRNPIIGEAWKRGPVQLEVCGYVQEWYERGFDLERILQKGLDWHLSVLNAKSKPIPPAWRARFDEFLKKIGYRFVLRELTHQSEGHPGMPLLLRSRWENLGVAPIYHPWPLAYRLRSSSDLVVAQWRSHADLKQWLPGSHVVTDTMQVPGTVSPGLYSLDVAILSEDGRLAYVDLAIEGKRDDRWYPVSQVTIGSEVRGAYGRPR; translated from the coding sequence ATGTCTAGAACGGGTAATTCATGGAGGGCCCTCGCCTTCCTGGGTCTTGTGCTGAGCGGATGCGTGGAGGGCCGGGGGGCATTGTTGGAGACCGCCGCGCAGCCTGCCCAGGAGTTGGTGACGGTCTACCCGCGGGAGATCGACGACGTGCTCTACAATCCAGGCATGGGCGTCGCCGACTTTCATTTCGGATTCGGCCATCCACCGACGGTGGAGGAGTACCCGCGAGCCACCGTGGCCTATTTCCGCTGGCCCTGGGCGGAACTGGAACCGGCGGAGGGCCAATACAACTTTGCGTTGGTCGACCGCGTGATCGCTCAGGCTAAGGCGAAGGGCGAGACCCTCGCCATCCGCATCGTCTCCGAATACAAGACCGGCAGTCCCAAATGGTTGCTCGACAAGGGCGTGGCCAGCGTGAAGGAGTCGGACGGAATCTTCCCGGACCACAACAACCCGCTCTTTCTCGAATACCACGAGCGGCTCATCCGGGCGTTCGGCGAACGGTACGGCGGGTCGGTGGATATCGATCACGTGGACATCGGGTCAGTCGGGTGTTGGGGCGAGTGGAACACGGCCTGTTGCGAAGGCGTCGAGGCGCAGTGCAAGCAGTATTTTCCGACCGAGACCAACCAGATTGCCATTACGGATTGGTATCTCAAATATTTTTCCGGTACGCCACTCGTGATGCTCCATGGCGGCCAGTTGGAATATGCGACAGCTCGTGGCGCCGGCTGGCGTGGTGATTGTTATGGAGACTTCAATTATTTTAGTCCGACGTGGAACCATATGGAACATGGCTATGAGCCCGTCGTTCGCAATCCCATTATAGGTGAGGCCTGGAAGCGCGGACCGGTTCAGCTGGAAGTCTGCGGCTACGTGCAGGAATGGTACGAGCGGGGGTTTGACTTGGAGCGTATTCTGCAGAAGGGGCTTGATTGGCACCTGTCGGTGTTGAATGCGAAATCGAAGCCGATTCCCCCGGCGTGGCGCGCGCGATTCGACGAGTTCCTGAAGAAGATCGGCTATCGGTTCGTGTTGCGCGAGTTGACCCATCAGTCGGAAGGACACCCTGGAATGCCGCTCTTGTTGCGGTCGCGCTGGGAGAATCTCGGTGTGGCACCGATCTATCATCCCTGGCCGCTGGCCTATCGGCTGCGGTCGAGTTCGGATCTGGTCGTCGCGCAATGGCGCAGTCACGCTGATCTGAAGCAATGGCTGCCCGGCTCTCATGTCGTCACCGACACGATGCAGGTTCCGGGGACGGTGTCACCAGGCTTGTATAGCCTGGATGTGGCGATTCTGTCCGAGGATGGACGCTTGGCCTATGTAGACTTGGCGATTGAGGGGAAACGGGACGATCGATGGTATCCGGTGTCTCAGGTGACCATCGGCTCCGAGGTGCGGGGAGCGTACGGTCGCCCGCGCTAG
- a CDS encoding response regulator, with translation MTIYKHHVLLVDDSPLNLTILKEFLRHTDYSAVTATSGAQAWDILKDDPDRFDAVLLDRVMPDIDGMEVLRRMKQHAPLSQIPVIMQTAAISSQQMLEGLQAGAYYYLTKPFEEATLLAIVNAAVRDHDNYREVRRELHRATSSMTLLDSATYRFRSPEEAKSLAMLLAHAYPDPQKIVTGILELTLNAVEHGNLSIGYKEKTRLIEEGLLEEEIDRRLADPVYGSRHGIAHFARQAGRLCLQVTDEGAGFDWRKYLDFDPDRAYDTHGRGIAMANKLSFDHIEYRGKGNRVHAVSYLQGATPAASIQTDILDSLPQPKFGT, from the coding sequence ATGACGATCTACAAACACCATGTGCTTCTCGTCGACGATTCTCCGTTGAATCTCACGATCCTGAAGGAATTTTTACGCCATACCGACTACTCGGCCGTAACCGCCACGAGCGGGGCCCAGGCGTGGGATATCCTCAAGGACGATCCGGACCGTTTCGATGCGGTCCTGCTCGATCGCGTGATGCCGGACATCGACGGCATGGAGGTGCTCCGCCGCATGAAGCAACATGCGCCCCTGAGCCAGATTCCGGTCATCATGCAGACGGCAGCCATCTCGTCGCAGCAGATGTTGGAGGGACTGCAAGCCGGCGCCTATTACTACCTGACCAAGCCGTTCGAGGAAGCCACGCTGCTGGCCATCGTCAATGCCGCCGTACGCGATCATGACAACTACCGGGAGGTTCGCCGAGAGCTGCACCGCGCAACCTCCAGCATGACCCTGCTGGATTCCGCCACCTACCGCTTCAGATCTCCGGAGGAAGCCAAGTCCCTCGCCATGCTGCTGGCTCACGCCTACCCCGACCCACAGAAGATCGTGACCGGCATTCTCGAGCTCACCCTCAATGCCGTCGAGCACGGCAATCTCAGCATCGGCTACAAGGAGAAGACGCGCCTGATCGAGGAAGGGCTGCTGGAGGAGGAAATCGACCGGCGTTTGGCCGATCCCGTCTATGGTTCCCGGCATGGCATCGCCCACTTCGCCCGTCAAGCGGGCCGATTGTGCCTGCAAGTGACCGACGAAGGAGCGGGATTCGATTGGCGGAAATATTTGGACTTTGATCCGGACCGCGCCTATGACACCCATGGCCGCGGCATCGCCATGGCCAACAAGCTGAGTTTCGACCACATCGAGTACCGGGGGAAGGGCAACCGCGTGCATGCCGTCTCCTACCTGCAGGGCGCTACACCCGCCGCCTCCATACAGACCGACATTCTTGATTCGTTGCCTCAGCCCAAATTCGGCACCTAG
- a CDS encoding FKBP-type peptidyl-prolyl cis-trans isomerase, whose protein sequence is MRVVSVVVSAAVLLASSLASAADPANDEQKTLYALGLAISQSLGPFTLNENELEFVKAGLADGVLKHTQKVDLQTFGPKIQELQQRRASALAEVEKKAGASFLAKASAEPGAKKTESGAIITTIKEGKGAAPKATDTVKVHYHGTLIDGTVFDSSVKRGEPATFPLNQVIKCWTEAVQLIKVGGKSRLVCPSAIAYGDRGSPPVIKPGATLIFEVELLDIVKQ, encoded by the coding sequence ATGCGTGTTGTGAGCGTTGTCGTGTCTGCAGCGGTACTTCTCGCCTCCTCCCTCGCGTCGGCCGCCGATCCCGCCAATGATGAACAGAAGACCCTCTATGCCTTGGGCCTGGCCATCAGCCAATCCCTCGGGCCCTTCACGTTGAACGAGAACGAACTCGAATTTGTGAAGGCCGGGCTGGCGGACGGTGTCCTGAAACACACGCAGAAGGTCGATCTGCAAACGTTCGGTCCCAAGATCCAAGAATTACAGCAGCGGCGCGCCTCGGCCTTGGCGGAGGTGGAAAAGAAAGCCGGCGCTTCGTTCCTGGCCAAAGCCTCGGCGGAACCGGGCGCGAAGAAAACGGAGTCAGGGGCGATCATCACCACCATCAAGGAAGGCAAGGGCGCCGCGCCGAAGGCGACCGATACCGTCAAGGTCCACTACCATGGGACGCTCATCGACGGCACGGTCTTCGATAGCTCGGTCAAACGCGGAGAGCCGGCCACCTTCCCGCTCAACCAAGTCATCAAGTGTTGGACGGAAGCCGTGCAGTTGATCAAGGTCGGCGGCAAGAGCCGGCTGGTCTGCCCCTCGGCCATCGCCTACGGCGACCGAGGGTCACCTCCCGTGATCAAGCCCGGCGCCACGTTGATCTTCGAAGTGGAACTCCTGGACATCGTGAAACAATAG
- a CDS encoding glutathione S-transferase family protein, which produces MTVAEAQFPQEQTAAGEFQRQPDAFTGWVTADGRSGFPAAAGRYHLYVSLACPWAHRTIIVRALKRLAPTIGMTVVDPIRDERGWAFRQGPGHTLDPINGFHYLSEAYAATDSTYWGRITVPVLWDRVTRRIVTNSDDDLMRMFNSEFNAFTTSPLDLYPLSLRPQIDELNAFIYEHVNNGVYRAGFATTQAAYERAAHRLFETLDRLDDRLRDRRYLFGSQFVETDWRLFVTLLRFDAVYHGHFKCNLRRIVDYPHLSGYLRDLYQTDGIADTVDFDHIKRHYYITHDDINPTRIVPIGPALDLHRPHGRAALS; this is translated from the coding sequence CTGACGGTGGCAGAGGCACAATTTCCCCAAGAACAGACCGCCGCGGGCGAATTTCAACGCCAGCCGGATGCCTTCACCGGTTGGGTGACGGCCGACGGAAGGTCCGGGTTTCCGGCGGCTGCAGGACGATACCATCTGTACGTCTCTCTCGCCTGTCCCTGGGCCCACCGCACCATCATCGTCAGGGCCCTCAAGCGATTAGCGCCGACCATCGGCATGACCGTGGTCGATCCGATTCGGGACGAGCGAGGCTGGGCGTTCCGCCAAGGTCCAGGGCATACGCTCGATCCCATCAACGGGTTTCACTATCTCAGCGAAGCCTATGCGGCGACCGATTCGACCTATTGGGGCCGAATCACGGTTCCGGTGTTGTGGGATCGAGTCACCCGACGGATCGTCACGAACTCCGACGACGACCTCATGCGCATGTTCAACAGCGAGTTCAACGCCTTCACGACGAGCCCCCTCGACCTCTATCCCCTGTCGCTACGCCCACAGATCGACGAGTTGAACGCCTTTATCTATGAACATGTCAACAACGGTGTCTATCGCGCCGGGTTCGCCACGACGCAAGCCGCCTACGAACGGGCGGCCCATCGGCTGTTTGAGACACTTGACCGATTGGACGATCGCCTGCGCGACCGGCGCTATCTCTTCGGATCTCAGTTCGTTGAAACCGATTGGCGCCTCTTCGTCACGCTGCTTCGCTTCGATGCCGTCTACCATGGACATTTCAAGTGCAACCTGCGCCGCATCGTCGACTACCCGCACTTGTCCGGGTACCTCAGGGACCTCTATCAAACCGACGGTATCGCCGACACGGTCGATTTCGACCATATCAAGCGGCACTACTACATCACACACGACGACATCAACCCGACGCGCATCGTCCCGATCGGCCCTGCGTTGGACCTCCACCGCCCGCATGGGCGGGCCGCACTCTCCTAA
- a CDS encoding sodium:solute symporter family protein — MLLWFVILYLALSVGIGLYAATRVHSAGDFAVAGRRLPLPVVTATVFATWFGAETVLGISATFVKDGLGAVVADPFGSSLCLILAGLLFARRLYRLNLLTIGDYYRLRYNRGVEVLCTLCIVGSYLGWVSAQIKALGLVFHVVTDGAMSQPAGMVLGAAIVLTYTTFGGMFSVAILDFVQITIIMGGMLYIGSVVSGLVGGVEAVVAHASATGKLDFFPPARFEAWVPFLGAWMTMMFGSIPQQDVFQRITSARDERTAVRGSVLGGTLYFFFAFVPMFLAYSATLIDPAQAAALLEQDSQLVLPSLILQHTPLAAQIIFFGALLSAIMSCSSATLLAPSVAFSENIVKGFLPTLSDRGLLLVMRSVLVGFTSAVLLFALQSESSIFKMVESAYKVTLVAAFVPLVAGLYWEKATTQGALLGMAAGLGTWVALESGAAPNPMWPPQLVGFLAAMGGMVVGSLLPQWIFSSSEVARASARPSLGTPVE, encoded by the coding sequence ATGCTCCTCTGGTTTGTGATTCTCTATCTCGCCCTCTCCGTCGGGATCGGGCTCTATGCGGCGACCCGCGTCCACAGTGCGGGTGATTTCGCCGTGGCCGGTCGTCGCTTGCCCCTGCCGGTCGTCACGGCCACCGTCTTTGCAACGTGGTTCGGCGCCGAAACCGTTCTGGGAATCTCGGCGACCTTCGTGAAGGACGGGCTGGGGGCGGTCGTGGCGGACCCCTTCGGGTCCAGCCTCTGTTTGATCCTGGCCGGGCTCTTGTTCGCCCGTCGTCTGTATCGGTTGAACCTGCTCACCATCGGGGATTATTACCGGCTGCGCTACAATCGCGGTGTGGAGGTGCTTTGCACCCTCTGCATCGTCGGGTCCTACCTGGGATGGGTCTCCGCTCAAATCAAGGCGCTGGGGCTGGTGTTTCACGTGGTGACGGACGGGGCGATGAGCCAACCGGCCGGTATGGTCTTGGGTGCCGCCATCGTGCTGACCTACACGACGTTCGGCGGCATGTTTTCGGTGGCGATTCTGGATTTTGTCCAGATCACCATCATCATGGGCGGCATGCTCTACATCGGCTCGGTGGTGAGCGGGCTCGTGGGGGGCGTGGAGGCGGTGGTGGCCCATGCGTCGGCCACCGGCAAGTTGGATTTTTTCCCTCCGGCTCGCTTCGAAGCCTGGGTTCCCTTTCTCGGCGCCTGGATGACGATGATGTTCGGCTCGATTCCTCAGCAGGACGTGTTCCAGCGGATTACTTCGGCGCGAGACGAACGGACCGCCGTGCGAGGGTCGGTCTTGGGCGGGACGTTGTATTTCTTCTTTGCGTTCGTGCCGATGTTTCTGGCCTATTCCGCCACGTTGATCGATCCGGCTCAGGCGGCCGCGCTCTTGGAGCAAGATTCTCAATTGGTCCTCCCGTCCCTCATCCTGCAGCATACGCCGCTGGCGGCGCAGATCATCTTTTTCGGCGCCCTTCTCTCCGCCATCATGAGCTGTTCCTCCGCCACCTTGCTGGCCCCGTCGGTGGCCTTCAGCGAGAACATCGTCAAAGGCTTCCTCCCGACGCTCAGCGACCGTGGCCTGCTGCTGGTCATGCGTAGCGTGTTGGTCGGATTCACATCGGCGGTGTTGCTCTTCGCGCTCCAGTCTGAGAGCAGCATTTTCAAAATGGTCGAGAGCGCCTACAAGGTGACGTTGGTGGCGGCGTTCGTGCCGTTGGTGGCAGGGTTGTATTGGGAGAAGGCCACGACGCAGGGCGCATTGTTGGGCATGGCCGCCGGGCTGGGCACGTGGGTGGCCTTGGAGAGCGGCGCGGCGCCGAATCCGATGTGGCCGCCGCAATTGGTCGGGTTCCTGGCGGCCATGGGCGGCATGGTGGTCGGGTCATTGCTCCCGCAGTGGATCTTCTCGTCGAGTGAGGTGGCGCGGGCTAGCGCCCGGCCCTCTCTGGGGACGCCGGTGGAGTGA
- a CDS encoding response regulator: protein MEDATPFAPNAEFHDAQVDVLYRNMPAGILASAVNASLLAALLWPLVPHPLLFLWCLTLWIIAGARALLIVGYRRGRPAAWTSADWHRWMLIGTTAAGVGWGSSAFFLSPAVPLSYELIQVLVLGGMTAGAASVLSVSFRLFLCYAIATTFPILGHFFLSGEEFHTLMGLMGTLFVLATTRSAWNYNRTILSSIRLRLDKAALVESLTMRTQAVEQLNREITKEVEERRLIEEQLRTIQRDLERRIEERTEALARTNIRLQEEVEEHRRTERARLSSEQRFNYLTDNLNQGVWFAQVQPPQVLYVNPAFERMWGLPADRFYQNPKLWRDCIHPDDRQAITQAYDAQIADPAGHDIQRQYRIVRPGGQVRWIHDRMVIHRRPGGEADRLSGITEDITEARELEDQLRQAQKMEAVGRLAGGVAHDFNNVMTVILGYSAVLLQELSQHSSARRFVEEIRNAGERCAALTGQLLAFSRKQMLHPVSLDLHQVIRDLMALLKSLIGEHITIVLQLDPAPRWVTVDAVQLEQVLLNLAVNARDAMPHGGTLTIETDQALPHQVWGPELPPRSASTYVRLRLHDTGTGIDPATKGKIFEPFFTTKPQGRGTGLGLSTVYGIVHQSGGTITVDSTVGEGTTMTVFLPETAPTQNALSDSAPPTDDRPGTEVILLVEDEPSVRLLTQHILRTHGYTVYEAQNGFEALDLIRRGALHVDLLLTDLVMPGMNGKDLAMRLRRHFAGLRVLYISGYSDQPAVTADKASGQTRFLQKPFSPEDLIRKVRHILQTAAEAEVTPPASPERAGR, encoded by the coding sequence ATGGAAGACGCGACCCCCTTCGCCCCCAACGCGGAGTTTCATGACGCGCAGGTCGACGTCCTGTACCGGAACATGCCGGCCGGCATCTTGGCGAGTGCGGTCAATGCAAGCCTGCTCGCAGCCCTGTTGTGGCCGCTCGTTCCGCACCCTCTCCTGTTCCTGTGGTGTCTGACTCTCTGGATCATCGCCGGCGCGCGCGCCCTCTTGATCGTCGGCTACCGCCGAGGCCGCCCCGCCGCCTGGACCAGCGCCGACTGGCATCGCTGGATGCTCATCGGAACCACGGCAGCCGGCGTGGGCTGGGGCAGCAGCGCGTTCTTTCTTTCTCCTGCCGTTCCGCTCTCCTACGAATTGATCCAGGTCCTCGTGCTGGGCGGGATGACCGCCGGCGCCGCATCGGTCCTCTCCGTCTCCTTTCGGCTGTTCCTTTGTTACGCCATCGCAACCACCTTTCCAATCTTGGGGCATTTTTTTCTAAGCGGCGAGGAATTCCATACGTTGATGGGCCTCATGGGCACGCTGTTTGTGCTGGCCACGACACGTTCGGCCTGGAACTACAATCGAACGATTCTCTCGTCGATTCGGCTTCGGTTGGACAAGGCCGCCTTGGTCGAGTCCCTGACGATGCGAACCCAGGCCGTCGAACAACTTAACCGGGAGATCACCAAGGAGGTGGAGGAACGGCGGCTCATCGAGGAACAACTCAGAACGATTCAGCGAGACCTTGAGCGACGGATTGAAGAACGCACGGAGGCGCTCGCCCGAACCAATATCCGCTTGCAGGAGGAAGTGGAGGAGCATCGCCGAACGGAACGGGCTCGACTCTCCAGCGAACAACGGTTCAACTACCTGACCGACAATCTCAACCAGGGCGTGTGGTTCGCGCAGGTGCAACCCCCGCAAGTGCTGTACGTCAACCCGGCCTTTGAACGGATGTGGGGGCTGCCCGCCGACCGGTTCTACCAGAACCCCAAACTGTGGCGCGACTGCATTCATCCGGATGACCGACAGGCGATCACCCAGGCCTACGATGCCCAGATCGCCGATCCCGCCGGCCACGATATCCAGCGCCAATATCGTATCGTGCGGCCGGGCGGGCAAGTGCGCTGGATCCACGATCGAATGGTCATCCACCGCCGACCGGGCGGCGAGGCCGATCGGCTGAGCGGCATCACGGAAGACATCACCGAAGCCCGCGAACTCGAAGACCAACTCCGCCAGGCGCAGAAGATGGAAGCCGTCGGACGGCTGGCCGGCGGCGTCGCCCACGATTTCAACAACGTCATGACCGTGATCCTGGGCTACAGCGCCGTCCTGCTCCAGGAACTGAGCCAACATTCGTCGGCCCGGCGCTTCGTCGAAGAGATTCGCAACGCCGGCGAGCGGTGCGCAGCCCTCACGGGACAGCTGCTGGCCTTCAGCCGCAAACAAATGCTCCACCCCGTCTCACTGGATCTGCATCAGGTCATCCGGGACCTGATGGCGCTGCTGAAAAGCCTGATCGGCGAGCACATCACGATCGTCCTGCAACTGGACCCTGCGCCGCGCTGGGTCACGGTCGATGCCGTCCAGTTGGAACAGGTGCTCCTGAATCTGGCCGTCAATGCCCGAGACGCGATGCCGCACGGCGGCACCTTGACGATCGAAACCGACCAGGCGCTTCCTCACCAGGTCTGGGGTCCCGAACTCCCGCCACGCAGCGCGTCCACCTATGTGCGGCTCCGCCTGCACGATACCGGCACCGGGATCGATCCCGCCACCAAGGGAAAAATCTTCGAACCCTTTTTCACCACGAAACCCCAAGGCCGCGGCACCGGCTTGGGCCTCTCGACTGTCTACGGTATCGTGCATCAGAGCGGAGGGACGATCACCGTCGACAGCACGGTCGGAGAAGGGACCACCATGACGGTCTTCCTGCCGGAAACCGCCCCTACGCAGAATGCCCTCTCCGACAGCGCCCCTCCGACGGACGATCGACCGGGCACAGAGGTCATCCTTCTGGTGGAGGACGAACCGTCGGTGCGCCTGCTCACGCAACACATCCTCCGCACGCACGGCTATACGGTGTACGAAGCCCAGAACGGCTTCGAAGCCCTGGATCTGATTCGGCGCGGCGCGCTCCATGTCGACCTCCTGCTGACCGACCTGGTGATGCCGGGAATGAACGGAAAAGACTTGGCCATGCGGCTACGGCGCCACTTTGCCGGGTTGCGCGTCCTCTACATCTCCGGCTATAGCGATCAGCCGGCCGTGACGGCGGACAAGGCATCGGGGCAGACGCGGTTTCTGCAGAAGCCGTTTTCGCCGGAAGACTTGATTCGGAAGGTACGCCACATCCTCCAAACCGCCGCCGAGGCCGAGGTCACTCCACCGGCGTCCCCAGAGAGGGCCGGGCGCTAG